The Arachis ipaensis cultivar K30076 chromosome B07, Araip1.1, whole genome shotgun sequence genome includes a window with the following:
- the LOC110265027 gene encoding protein FAR1-RELATED SEQUENCE 5-like — MDFNGMFGAEVEQSDENSSDGYCGRYYASDDEGGEEGDPTGHREDEHGNFSGGASHAGDGGKIRPVVAEDFLGREFVGEEDAYLAYKEFARTRGFGVRKGDVGEERLESRTDCKAKLKIYYDVQRSVWKVRTIFDEHNHELAPTMFSHLLPSHRKMSNGDKAQFDSMKKFGIPTSKIMTYMAGQSGGYGMLRFTKRDLYNYVHGQRMARINDGDAAATISYLEGKANADMTTVARYTRTADNRLGSLFWVDGEMMSDYQLFGDVMTFDSTYRSNKYKKPLVVFSGSNHHKQTTIFGFALLEDEEVCTYRWLLLNLVDVMGEKTSCVVVTDGDKAMRAAIAEVFPAARHRLCGWHLEKNCVQRVKDTEFRKVFKKAMYANFEVEDFEEYWKKAVKSLGLQNNSWVQNTYELKESWATAYLRGMFCAGYRTTSRCEGINTYIKGFLKSTNSILELVHSLDRVVKDYRNSEVTAQFYSTYYSPVLTTGLDSIELFASKLYTRAVFREVKKQIKGVATLLFHGRDNISTTVVYKFSRMGAPGRIHKVLFDPDDKKIQCDCSMWNSEGIPCSHIFCVMKHEGLDQIPDSLIMRRWCKNAKDSSRMPVTTRPGHEGRMLRYATLCSATSLVARLGSEEGEDFEFARESIASVIEKLRHRFYERAGGQPGMSAWSPMKDPVVARTKGAPKRTKDFDLSSQPDF, encoded by the exons ATGGATTTCAATGGGATGTTTGGGGCCGAAGTGGAACAGTCAGATGAGAACAGCTCGGATGGATATTGTGGCCGTTATTATGCGAGTGATGACGAAGGTGGTGAGGAAGGTGACCCAACAGGGCACAGAGAAGATGAACATGGTAATTTCTCAGGTGGTGCCAGTCATGCAGGGGATGGTGGCAAAATTCGGCCGGTTGTGGCAGAGGATTTCCTAGGCAGAGAGTTTGTTGGGGAGGAGGATGCGTATCTTGCGTACAAGGAGTTTGCTAGGACGAGGGGTTTCGGGGTCCGCAAGGGAGATGTGGG GGAGGAGAGGTTGGAGAGTCGAACCGACTGCAAGGCGAAGTTGAAGATTTACTATGATGTGCAACGCAGTGTGTGGAAGGTCAGGACCATCTTCGATGAGCACAACCACGAGCTTGCTCCGACCATGTTTTCCCACCTCTTACCTAGCCATCGCAAGATGAGTAACGGCGACAAAGCGCAATTTGATAGCATGAAGAAGTTTGGGATACCAACCTCGAAGATAATGACTTACATGGCTGGTCAATCTGGAGGGTATGGAATGCTGCGATTTACAAAGCGTGATTTGTATAATTACGTACACGGGCAAAGGATGGCTCGAATCAATGATGGTGATGCTGCAGCAACGATCAGTTACTTGGAGGGCAAGGCAAATGCCGACATGACGACTGTGGCACGTTACACGCGAACTGCGGATAATCGGCTAGGGAGCCTTTTCTGGGTCGACGGTGAGATGATGTCGGACTATCAGTTATTTGGAGATGTTATGACTTTTGATTCGACGTATCGGTCTAATAAGTACAAGAAACCGCTTGTAGTGTTCTCCGGGTCAAATCACCACAAACAAACAACCATTTTTGGATTTGCGCTACTGGAGGATGAGGAAGTTTGTACTTACCGGTGGCTGTTGTTAAATCTTGTAGACGTAATGGGAGAGAAGACGTCGTGCGTTGTTGTCACGGATGGGGACAAAGCAATGCGCGCAGCCATCGCGGAGGTGTTCCCGGCAGCTAGGCACCGGCTGTGCGGGTGGCACTTGGAGAAAAACTGTGTTCAGAGGGTTAAGGATACTGAATTCCGGAAGGTCTTTAAGAAGGCTATGTATGCCAACTTCGAGGTGGAGGACTTTGAGGAATATTGGAAGAAGGCGGTGAAGTCACTTGGCCTTCAGAATAATAGTTGGGTTCAAAACACATACGAGCTCAAAGAAAGTTGGGCAACAGCATATCTCCGGGGCATGTTCTGTGCGGGATACAGGACAACCTCCAGGTGTGAGGGAATTAATACATACATAAAGGGGTTCCTGAAATCCACTAATAGCATTTTGGAGCTGGTGCACAGCTTAGATCGCGTTGTAAAGGATTATCGAAACAGCGAAGTCACGGCGCAGTTCTATTCTACGTATTATAGCCCAGTGTTAACAACCGGGCTTGACTCCATTGAGCTTTTTGCATCAAAACTGTACACGCGGGCAGTTTTTAGAGAGGTGAAGAAACAAATCAAGGGTGTTGCGACATTGTTGTTTCATGGGAGAGATAACATCAGCACAACGGTTGTCTACAAGTTTTCAAGGATGGGTGCCCCTGGTAGGATTCACAAGGTTTTGTTCGACCCCGATGACAAGAAAATTCAGTGCGACTGTTCGATGTGGAATAGCGAGGGTATTCCATGTAGTCACATTTTCTGCGTGATGAAACACGAGGGTTTGGATCAAATCCCGGACAGTCTTATAATGAGAAGATGGTGCAAGAATGCAAAAGATTCCAGCCGGATGCCGGTGACTACGAGACCTGGACATGAGGGTCGCATGCTTAGGTATGCCACACTTTGTTCGGCCACAAGCTTGGTCGCAAGACTTGGTTCGGAGGAGGGCGAAGACTTTGAATTCGCTAGGGAGAGCATCGCAAGTGTAATAGAAAAGCTACGTCACAGATTTTATGAGAGGGCAGGCGGTCAGCCAGGTATGTCGGCGTGGAGCCCGATGAAGGACCCGGTGGTCGCAAGAACAAAAGGTGCCCCTAAGAGGACGAAGGATTTCGACCTAAGCAGTCAACCCGATTTCTGA
- the LOC110264550 gene encoding uncharacterized protein LOC110264550 encodes MNLAFQPQHDMNLSPVELAVAAYVFRRDLPPSELLVDVGDGIANRAALMTLVPRAEVVDDHVLNVVIRMLTRTSKQTQWFLPTSIMQAALKGRTLTSGIATSLRNNYMRCKVDRVTRIHQPMWCDGHWYLMIIDVPRMKLIYLDSLRDPSQAEARKIAMTRVALYLEGLTLEQSWLSGNCSVRPRFSTFDFEDPELLGRIETQWIAACGWHSG; translated from the exons ATGAACTTGGCATTCCAGCCGCAGCACGACATGAATCTTTCTCCAGTTGAGCTGGCCGTGGCGGCTTATGTCTTCCGCAGGGATCTCCCTCCCAG CGAGCTACTAGTTGATGTCGGCGATGGCATCGCTAACAGGGCAGCCCTGATGACGCTTGTTCCGAGAGCGGAGGTTGTGGACGAT CACGTTCTAAATGTGGTCATCCGTATGCTCACAAGGACTTCAAAACAAACTCAATGGTTCCTCCCCACAAGCATCATG CAAGCCGCGCTCAAAGGCCGTACGCTTACCTCAGGCATTGCCACCTCGCTTCGTAACAACTACATGCGGTGCAAGGTGGACAGGGTCACCAGG ATACATCAACCGATGTGGTGTGAtg gtCACTGGTATCTCATGATAATTGATGTTCCCCGCATGAAACTCATTTACTTGGACTCGCTTCGAGATCCTTCCCAAGCAGAAGCAAGGAAGATCGCAATGACGCGTGTG GCGTTGTACCTTGAAGGGCTAACCCTGGAACAGTCTTGGCTCTCCGGCAACTGCTCCGTTCGACCCAGGTTTTCAACGTTCGATTTCGAAGATCCTGAACTGCTCGGCAGGATCGAAACTC AATGGATTGCGGCGTGTGGGTGGCACAGTGGATGA